The segment TTGAGAAATTAGCAATAGAAGGAAGTCTCAAAGAAGGGATAATTCAGTTTAATCCATCTCTAAAACTTGGGTCAAGTTTAACCCAAGGAAATTTATCTTTAATCTATCAAAATAACCAATTTTATATCAAAGATTCTAGTTTTAGTTTTGAAAATTTGTCCTTAGATACCGTCCGCAGCTTAATCGTGGTTCCGGGGGATATTAATGGCAATCTGAATTTACAAGGAACCCTCAAAGGACTGTTAACAGAACCCAAAATTGAAGGAGAGTTTCAGTTTAGTGACGGCTCAATTTATGCGCGATTAATTCAAGATACATTTAAAGGAAATTTTATCTATGAAAACGCTCAAGTAAAAGTGCAAATCAACGAACCTACTTATCTTCAAGTTTCAGCTAATTTACCTTTTCCTATTCAACCTGATATTAATGATAAATTTCAAATTAATACCCAAATAGAAACCGAAGCTTTCTCCCTACTAGAAACCTTAACTAAACAGCAACTAATCTGGTCGGGAGGAGAGGGAAGCTTGGATATTAATCTAAGCGGCAGAATCTTGATTAATGATACAATTAAAATTAGTTTAGATCAAACTACTAAGGCGATTTTAGATTTTAATAACACCCTTTTTCAAACCGATTTATTTACTGAACCCCTTAATCTAAATGGACAAATTTCTCTCCAAAATGGACGACTGCAAACAGCACAATTAACCGGAACAATAGGAGAAAGAACGATTAGAACAATCGGCGTTTTACCTCTATTTCCTGATGCTTCTGCTAATATTGAAACAGCCGTTCCTTTCACCATAGCCTTAACCCAAGATCAAGTTAACTCAGAAGGGTTATATCAAGGCCTTGCTGATGGCCGTATTATTATTACCGGATCATTGATTAATCCAACGATTGGAGGAGAGGTTAGATTAACGCAAGGAAAAATTGTCATCCCTGATGTTAGGGAACTTCAAAAACAGCCTTCTCCAGTGTTTAATCAATGGATAGGAAATCTTAGACCCCTAGAAGGAGTACTGCTTCCTCCCACATTTAATAACCTCAGAATTTTGATTGATCAAGTGGCTGTTGAACAAACAAAAATTAGTCCTAGATTTAATCTTAATTTGAGTGGAGATTTAAGCTTAAATGGTCAACTAAATAGCTTTTCTTTGCCCGGAGTACTTGCCTTAAAACCATCAGGAAGCGTTAAGGTTAATGAAGGTAAAATAGATATTCCCCTGACTTCCGTTTTCCTCAGTCGTCAATACGACAACACCATAACATTTTTACCCGAACAAGGATTATTGAATCCTTCCATTGATCTAACCTTAAAACTCTATATTCTAAGCGTTTCTCTCCAGACTATTCGGGATAATGAAATCCCTGATGATCTTATCCAAACTGGACGGTCTAAATCAATAGAAGTTAACCTCGGAATCCAAGGACAAGCCAGTGAATTATTGCCTAATTTGGGATCTCGATTTCAGCAAATTTGTCAATTACGGACAGAAGACTATCCTCCTGTCCCTCAATCTCCGGCGATTCCTACTAATAAGCTACAACAGTTAGCTGAATGTATTCAAATCAATAATTTAGGGGCAAATTCTATTGCCGACTTAATCCGTTCTCCTATTGTTTCCTTCTCTAGTAATCCCCGTCTTAGTAATAGTGAATTGTTCACACTTTTTAGTCAGCAACTGCCTAATTTACTAGGAAATTCACAAGTCGGAAATTCAACGCAATTAGTCAATGCCAGAAGTCCACAAATAGCCCTAGTATTACTACCATTTCTACAAGATTGGATTTTTGAACTCAATGAAAATATTAATCAAAAAGGTAGCGAACCCGGTATGGTTAATTTTCGGGTATTTCCCTCATTAGAAACCATTTATCAGCTTGAAGGAGATGCTTTAATCCGCTTTTCCTATGACTATTCCTTTAATGAAGCAATTATTCGCTATGAAAACAAATTTTAACAGTAGGCTTGACGTAAACTCTTTAGGGTTTATGATAGGGCTAAAGCCCTCACTACAAACTGGAAAGAATCTCCAGATGAATCGTCAACACAAAATTTCTATCATCGGGTTTCTAGTAGGTCTAGGGTTAATCCTCATTTCTGGCTTACTATCACCCTTTATCCTTCATCATTCGGTATCAGCTTCATCGGGTCAAGAAAAAGTTAAACTCATCGAAAACCTTGGTAATTATCATTACCCCATTTCCACGACTTCAGACTTAGCCCAAAAGTATTTTGATCAAGGGTTAATTCTGTCCTACGGGTTTAACCATGCTGAGGCTGCCCTCGCCTTTGAACAAGCGAGTCAAATCGATCCCAATTGTGCCATGTGTTACTGGGGATTAGCCTATGTCCAAGGTCCTAATATTAATGCACCAATGGCCGATGATCAAGTCGGTAAAGCGTGGGAAGCCTTACAAAAAGCGATCGCCCTCAGTCCCAAAACCTCTAAACGAGAACAAGCCTATATTCAAGCCTTAACCCCCCGTTATTCCGAAAAACCCCTCGCTGATCGCTCCTCTTTAGATCTAGCCTACGCTCAAGCCATGAAGCAACTGGTTCAAGCGTACCCCAATGACTTAGACGCAGCCACCCTCTACGCAGAGGCGATCATGGACACGATGCCGTGGGACTATTGGCAAGACAATGGGGAACTCAAACCAGAGGCTAAACCCATGCTAGACACCCTAGAATCGGTCTTAAACCGCGATTCCAAGCATCCAGGGGCCCTACACTTGTATATCCATGCTACGGAGAAAGAACGTCCTCAATTAGCCGAAAAAGCAGCCGATACCCTACTCGATCTCGTTCCAGCATCGGGACACCTAGTCCATATGCCCTCCCATATCTATATCAGGGTGGGGCGTTATCAAGATGCGGTCATTGCCAATCAAAAAGCGATCGCTGCCGATAATAACTATCTAGCCTCTTCCAAGGATAAAACGCTTTACACCATCGCCTATGTCCCCCATAATAAACATTTTCTCTGGTTTGGGGCATTGATGAGTGGACAGAGTAAACTGGCGATGGAAGCGGCGAAACAAACCGCCGAAGTTGATCAAAATTTGCTTTATAATCCCGATTTAACGGGTATTTTACAACATTTTTCCAGTATTCCTTTGTATACCGAGGTGCGTTTTGAAAAATGGGATGACATTTTAGCCACTCCTGCGCCAGAAAACACCCTTAAATACGCTAAAGGAGTGTGGCATTATGCAACAGGAATGGCATTAGTTGCTAAGGGGAAAAAAGCCGAAGCAAGCCAAGAATTAACCCAATTACAGACATTAATCGCCGATCCTGAGTTGGAAAATTTATCCATTTGGGGATTTAATTCTACCGCGAGTGTTCTCAACATTGCGGCGGAAGTCTTAAGCGGTGCTCTAGCGACTGCTGATCAAGATTATCCCACAGCGATTAAACATTATCAAAACGCGATCGCCCTAGAAGATAAATTAGTCTATACTGAACCCCCAGATTGGTATTCTCCAACCCATAATTTACTGGGAAATATCCTCTTAAAAGCGAACCGTCTCCAGGAAGCAGAAAAGGCGTTCAGGGATGATTTAGTCCTTTATCCTAACAATGGTTGGTCATTGTATGGTTTAAGCCAAAGTTTAGAGGCACAAGGTAAACTCTCAGAAGCCAAAACCGTTGAAAAGCAGTATGAACAAGCCTGGCAATATGCTGATCTTAGACTAACTCCTTAGCTTAGTTGGGGTAGTTCAGATCCCACTGATGTAAACAACAATTTCCCGTCGATGACTATGTTGACGGTGTTCCCAAAGGTAAATTCCTTGCCAAATTCCTAACACTAAGCGACCCTGATTAATGGGAATTTGTTCAGAGGTTTTGGTTAAGGCTGATCGGATATGGGCGGGCATATCATCGGGTCCTTCGGTACTATGAATATAATGGCCTGATTCGGGGACTAATTTGGCAAAAAAGTTGGATAAATCTACTAAAACATCGGGATCAGCATTTTCTTGAATCACTAAAGAGGCTGAGGTATGACGGACAAAAAGAGTACAGAGTCCCATCTTAACCCCAGATTCACTGACAATTTCTTCTATCTCACGGGTAATACGATGGAAATCTTTACCTCTTGTTTTAAGAACAAGTGTTTTTTGATAATGGTTCATTTCAGTAATAAATTATCAGTTATCAGTTATCAGTAATGGATAACGACTGATAACATCATCAATAATCTATAGCATTTCTCACTCTGATGAGGGACATTTAGCACCTAGATGGTTTACGGGCGTGGAAACCACGCCCCTACTTTGTACCTCACGAGCATGGAAATTGCTGTATTATCAATTATCCATTACTCATCTCTAATTAACTGAGATTCAAAGATAGCTAACGGAACATACTACTAACCGAGGTATCTTCATGAATACGCCAGATCGCTTCACCGATTAAATTAGCAACTGAAATAACCGTGAGTTGCTCAAAACGATGTTCCTCTGGAACGGGAATCGTATTAGTCACGATGACTTCTTCGAGCATTCCACTCGATAACCGAGAGATAGCAGGTCCTGAAAAAACCGCATGGGTAGCACAGGCATAAACCTGTCTGGCTCCATGTTCGCGTAACAGTCTCGCTCCTTCTAGAATCGTCCCTGCTGTATCGATCATGTCATCGACTAGGACGGCTGTTTTGCCTTGAACATCGCCAATTAAATTCAAAACCTCAGCTACATTGTGAGCCTGACGGCGTTTGTCAATGATGGCTAAAGGAGCACCATTGAGCTTTTTCGCAAAAGCCCTTGCCCTAGCTACCCCTCCCACATCAGGAGAGACAACCACTAAATCCTCAAGCTGTTTACTGGCTAAATAATCCAGTAAGACGGGAGAACCATAAACATGATCGAAGGGAATATCAAAATAGCCTTGAATTTGGGCTGAATGTAAATCCATGGCCAGGACTCTGTGGGCTCCCGCTTCGGTAATTAAATTGGCGACCAGTTTAGCGGTAATGGACTCTCTTCCGGCGGTTTTGCGATCGGCTCTCCCATAGGCATAATAGGGAATGACGGCGGTAATTTGCCGGGCTGATGCGCGACGACACGCATCAACCATGATCAACAATTCCATCAAATGATCGTTGACGGGATGACAACAAGGCTGAATTAAATAGACATCACAGCCTCGAATCGATTCTTGAATTTGAATGTAGAGTTCCCCATCGGCGAACTTTTTACGGATCATTGGTCCTACATCCATCCCCAAATAACGAGCCACTTCTTGGGCTAAGGGAAGGTTAGCAGACCCCGAAAAAAGACTTAGACGATTATTATCCGATAATGACGGCATTATCGGATGTAGGGTTATGGTAGGACTATGACTCACGGTAGACTGTTGACCCTCAACTCATGGCAACTCTATCATCTCAGGTTTTTTGATGGTCTGAGCAAATTTTCTTCTTTAGTTATGATCATATCGAATGATTGTGTTGATCGATAGAGATAGACAGATAGTTTTTAGAGTTATTTATCTTTTAGTGCTTTTTCTTGAAAATCTGACAAAAAGTGAGATAATAAAGCAACATTATTTTGATCATCCCCTTCACCCCCTCAATCTCAACAACTATCTTAGACGATGAACAGCCTATTAATCACTGGAACGGATACGGGTGCAGGTAAAACCATTGTAACATCAGCCTTAGCAGCCTATTGGCACAAGTATTATCCTTCCCAACGGTTGGGAGTGATTAAATTGCTACAAACAGGAATCGGAGATCACGAACATTATCAAGCGATGTTCGCGGGACAAGAATCAGTAGAAGTTGTCTGTCCTCTACGGTTTACAACCCCTGTTGCCCCACCCATCGCAGCCGAACGGGAAAATCAGCCTATCCCCCTAGAAATTGTCTGGAAAAGCCTGGTTTCTCTGCAAAAAAGCTGTGATTTTGTCTTAGCTGAAGGGTTAGGGGGACTGGGATCTCCTGTTACTTGGGAGCTAACGGTGGCTGATCTCGCCGGAGAATGGCGTTTACCGACGGTGTTAGTGGTTCCAGTGAAGTTAGGCGCGATCGCCCAAGCCGTTGCTAATGTTGCCCTAGCCCGTCAAACTCAGGTTAACCTAAAAGGGATTATTTTAAGTTGTTCTCATCCTCTTTCACCCCAAGAATTAAGCGATTGGGCTCCTATGGATTTAATTCAATCGTTAACAGGAGTTCCAGTCTTAGGGGTCATTCCTTATTTAGAGACGATTAAGGATCTCGATCAACTAGCTAAAAGCGCTTCTCATTTAGACTTAGAACCATTAATTTCTCTAGATTGTAGAACACAATTTCTTGGGTAAATTCTCGGATTGAAATTGACCTGTCCAATAATGTAAACTTTTGTCAAAAATATCCGGAACTTCGCTAGACTGCTTGTGTATTTTAATTGTGTCTGCTTACTGAATTAAGTTAAAAACAGGTTAAGAGTTATGGATTTTGACCATCAGCAACAGAAGCATCACAATGAGATGCCCAAAAATTATTTAACGTCATTTCAGCGAAAAACCTTACAAAAAACCCTTGAAGGGGAGATTGAAGAAAAATATCGTCAGCGAATTAAAATTATCTTATTAGCTGATGAAGGAAAAAGCCAAACAGAAATTTGTCAGTTATTAGGCTGCTGTCAGTCCACCGCTAGACATTGGATCATGATGGCACGCAGTGGTCAAGCACATCGGTGGGAGGACAACAAAATTGGTCGTCCTAAAAGAGTCAATGAACAGTATTTAAAACGATTACAAGAATTAGTTAGCCAAAGTCCCCGTGAGTTTGGCTATTCTTTTAAGCGGTGGACGGCAGAATGGCTCAGCAGACATTTGGAAAACGAATTTAACATTAAAGTGAGCGATCGCTATATTAATCAACTGTTGAAACAGATGGGATTATCCACGAAAGCAAACCCCAAAAAAGTTGATACTAACCCTTCTCATTCCTACCAAACGAATAACCTACTCATTCGAGATTTACCTCTTGTTACTCAGGTCAATTTAGAACAAGTTCTATCATTGAATTTGCTCAAACAGGAATAGAAATCATGGAAAAAATCAAAGATTTTGTTTTCTCGCATCGTCAACTGACTGAAGCATTAGGCTATTCTCTACCTGAGAAAGACTACGTTTATTTACAGCAACAAATTAAAATTATTGAACCGGAAATCGGCTTATTTTGGGAAACGATTAAAGCAGAAGCGGGACTCTATATCGTTATTGGGGGAAAATCTCGATTGGTCAATCAAAGCAATGAAAAAATTTGCACCCTAGAAAGGGGAGATACCTTTGGAGAATGTCGATTTTTTCCCAATGAAAATTTTGAAAACTATGGAGTGAGGGCTGGTTTAAAAACTAAACTTGCTTACCTTTCCCCTGAATTGTTGTTTCCTTTAATCACCCAATATCCTCAAATACGAGAACATTTTTATTATCAAGCACAACAACGAAATAGTCGTTTAAAACCCACAGAATCACTTAAAAATCAAGTCAATGTACCGTTAAATTTACCGACTAAACAGTCAGCACCACTTCCTCAAAAATCTCCAAAAATAATCAATAAAGCCTACTTTCCCAGTCCCACCCAAAAAGTCAGTCATCTGCTACAAAAAGTATGGCGACGCTACCCATTTTATGCCCAACAAAGTGCCTCTGACTGCGGGGCAGCTTGCCTAGTGATGGTTGCCCGTTATTGGGGTAAAAAGCTAAGTGTCAACCGTTTACGCGATATTGCCAATGTAGATAGAAACGGGGCTTCTTTGCGGGGACTTTGCCATGCAGCAGAAAGCATCGGTTTTTCGACGCGACCGGTTAAAGCCAGTCTGGATAAATTAGCTGAACAAGAACTTCCAGCCATTGTTCATTGGGAAGGAAAACACTACATTGTTGTCTATGAAATCACCAAAAAACAGGTAGTGATCGCTGATCCTGCTATTGGACAAAAAATCCTAAGTCACCAGGAATTTAAACAACATTGGACAGGCTATACCCTGCTCTTAAAACCTACGATTGACTTCAAAAATACGAAAGAAAGTACCACTCCTTTTTGGCAATTTTTTGAGTTGGTTAAACCCCATGGATTGGTGATTTTTGAAGTTTTTATTGCTTCCCTATTTATTCAAATCTTTGGCTTAGTTACACCTATTTTTACCCAACTTATTTTAGATCGGGTGGTGGTACAGCGATCGGATGTAACTCTATTTGCCGTGGGATTAGGGTTAATTATTTTTGGCTTATTTAGAGTTGCCATGATGGGATTGCGTCAATATTTATTAGATCATACGGCTAATAAAATAGATATTACCTTAATTGTGGCATTTATCAACCATACTTTTCGGCTACCCTTGGGATTTTTCGAGTCTCGTTATGTCGGGGATATTATTTCCCGTGTTCACGAAAATCGTAAAATTCAACGGTTTTTAACAGGGGAAGCTTTGTCAATTCTACTGGATTTAATCACAGTTTTTATCTATGTAGGATTGATGTTTTGGTATAGCTGGAAAATGGCTCTTTTATCCTTAGTAATTGTTCCCCCTTTCTTGATCCTTGCCCTAATTGCAACGCCATTTTTAAAGCGGATTTCGAGGGAAATTTTTGGAGAAATGGCAAAAGAACAAAGCTATCTAATTCAAGCCCTGAGCGGAGTTCGTACCATTAAATCGAGTGCTGTTGAAAGAACGGTTCGTTGGCACTGGGAAGAACTGTTGCATAAAGAAATCACGACACAATTTTCAGGACAAGTGATTGGCAACCGCTTACAAATTTTTAGTAATGGCATTGAAGCATTAGCAACCACGGGGTTACTTTGGTATGGAGCATGGTTAGTGATCCAAAATCAATTAACCATCGGGCAATTGGTCGCGTTTAATATGCTGTTTGGTAATGTGATTCGTCCATTCCAAAGGCTCACAGTACTATGGGAACAATTGCAAGAAGTTGTCATTGCCGTTGAACGTTTGAACGATGTTCTGGACTACGACCCCGAAGAAGATTTACAAGAGCAATCACGGCAAATATTACCGAAAATTAAAGGTCATATTCGCTTTGATAATGTTACTTTTCGTTATCATCCTGAAAGTGATTTAAACGTCCTTGAAAATCTCAGTTTTGACATAAAACCTGGTCAAACTGTGGCCTTAGTAGGGCGCAGTGGTTCAGGCAAAACTACCATTTCTAAACTCGTTTTAGGACTGTATATGCCTACGGATGGTAAAGTCTTAATTGATGGTCACGATATTAACAGTTTGTCCCTCAGTTCTTTGAGACAACAAATTGGGGTTGTCGATCAAGATACCTTTCTGTTTGGGGGAACCATTCGAGAAAATATTAGTTTAGCTCATCCTGATTCTACCCTAGAAGAAATCATCGAAGCAGCTAAATTAGCTGGAGCCCATGACTTCATTCAAAAACTACCGATGGGGTATGAAACCAAAATAGGAGAAGGGGGAGGACTGCTATCAGGAGGACAGCGACAACGGTTGGCGATCGCCCGTGCTTTGTTGGGTAATCCTCGTCTCTTAATTTTAGATGAAGCTACCTCCCATTTAGATGCAGAATCAGAGCGCATTATTCAAACCAATTTAAACTCCATTCTTCGCCATCAAACTACCTTAGTTATTGCCCATCGTCTCTCTACAGTGAGGAAAGCAGACTTAATTTTAGTGCTAGATCAAGGAGTTTTAATTGAGAGTGGAACCCATGAGCAATTAATGGCAAAACAAGGCCATTATTATTACTTAAACCAGCAGCAATTAGATACAGTTGATTGAATTTTACCTTGTTATTTTTTTATTTTTGGACTAATCCTATGACTAACGGCTTTAAAAAACCACATATTCTTGAACAAACGCAAAATCATTTATTAGAAGATGATGAATTAATTTTACCCATTGTGGAAACGAACCCTAGGGATGATTGGGCTCATTCAACAAAAGATCTGCTAGATACTTTGCCCCGTGTTTGGACAAGGGGTTTGCTGTACTTTTTGGTCATTTTTGTTAGTATTGCTTTGCCTTGGGCAATGTTAGCCAAAGTGGATGAAACAGGAAAGGCGATCGGCAAGTTAGAACCCAAGGCAAAAACCTTAAAATTAGATGCTCCTGTCGATGGAAAGATTGCTTTCATTAATGTCAAAGAAGGCGATATTGTTAAGCCAGGACAACGGTTAATTGAGATTGAATCTGAGTTAATCCAAGGGGATTTAAAACAGCACCAAACTAAACTAGAAGGAGAAGAACAACGGTTACATCAATTAAATATTTTAGAGAAACAATTACAGTTAGTTTTCC is part of the Rippkaea orientalis PCC 8801 genome and harbors:
- the bioD gene encoding dethiobiotin synthase, with translation MNSLLITGTDTGAGKTIVTSALAAYWHKYYPSQRLGVIKLLQTGIGDHEHYQAMFAGQESVEVVCPLRFTTPVAPPIAAERENQPIPLEIVWKSLVSLQKSCDFVLAEGLGGLGSPVTWELTVADLAGEWRLPTVLVVPVKLGAIAQAVANVALARQTQVNLKGIILSCSHPLSPQELSDWAPMDLIQSLTGVPVLGVIPYLETIKDLDQLAKSASHLDLEPLISLDCRTQFLG
- a CDS encoding ribose-phosphate pyrophosphokinase, encoding MSHSPTITLHPIMPSLSDNNRLSLFSGSANLPLAQEVARYLGMDVGPMIRKKFADGELYIQIQESIRGCDVYLIQPCCHPVNDHLMELLIMVDACRRASARQITAVIPYYAYGRADRKTAGRESITAKLVANLITEAGAHRVLAMDLHSAQIQGYFDIPFDHVYGSPVLLDYLASKQLEDLVVVSPDVGGVARARAFAKKLNGAPLAIIDKRRQAHNVAEVLNLIGDVQGKTAVLVDDMIDTAGTILEGARLLREHGARQVYACATHAVFSGPAISRLSSGMLEEVIVTNTIPVPEEHRFEQLTVISVANLIGEAIWRIHEDTSVSSMFR
- a CDS encoding secondary thiamine-phosphate synthase enzyme YjbQ, giving the protein MNHYQKTLVLKTRGKDFHRITREIEEIVSESGVKMGLCTLFVRHTSASLVIQENADPDVLVDLSNFFAKLVPESGHYIHSTEGPDDMPAHIRSALTKTSEQIPINQGRLVLGIWQGIYLWEHRQHSHRREIVVYISGI
- a CDS encoding ABC transporter transmembrane domain-containing protein — its product is MEKIKDFVFSHRQLTEALGYSLPEKDYVYLQQQIKIIEPEIGLFWETIKAEAGLYIVIGGKSRLVNQSNEKICTLERGDTFGECRFFPNENFENYGVRAGLKTKLAYLSPELLFPLITQYPQIREHFYYQAQQRNSRLKPTESLKNQVNVPLNLPTKQSAPLPQKSPKIINKAYFPSPTQKVSHLLQKVWRRYPFYAQQSASDCGAACLVMVARYWGKKLSVNRLRDIANVDRNGASLRGLCHAAESIGFSTRPVKASLDKLAEQELPAIVHWEGKHYIVVYEITKKQVVIADPAIGQKILSHQEFKQHWTGYTLLLKPTIDFKNTKESTTPFWQFFELVKPHGLVIFEVFIASLFIQIFGLVTPIFTQLILDRVVVQRSDVTLFAVGLGLIIFGLFRVAMMGLRQYLLDHTANKIDITLIVAFINHTFRLPLGFFESRYVGDIISRVHENRKIQRFLTGEALSILLDLITVFIYVGLMFWYSWKMALLSLVIVPPFLILALIATPFLKRISREIFGEMAKEQSYLIQALSGVRTIKSSAVERTVRWHWEELLHKEITTQFSGQVIGNRLQIFSNGIEALATTGLLWYGAWLVIQNQLTIGQLVAFNMLFGNVIRPFQRLTVLWEQLQEVVIAVERLNDVLDYDPEEDLQEQSRQILPKIKGHIRFDNVTFRYHPESDLNVLENLSFDIKPGQTVALVGRSGSGKTTISKLVLGLYMPTDGKVLIDGHDINSLSLSSLRQQIGVVDQDTFLFGGTIRENISLAHPDSTLEEIIEAAKLAGAHDFIQKLPMGYETKIGEGGGLLSGGQRQRLAIARALLGNPRLLILDEATSHLDAESERIIQTNLNSILRHQTTLVIAHRLSTVRKADLILVLDQGVLIESGTHEQLMAKQGHYYYLNQQQLDTVD
- a CDS encoding helix-turn-helix domain-containing protein, with amino-acid sequence MDFDHQQQKHHNEMPKNYLTSFQRKTLQKTLEGEIEEKYRQRIKIILLADEGKSQTEICQLLGCCQSTARHWIMMARSGQAHRWEDNKIGRPKRVNEQYLKRLQELVSQSPREFGYSFKRWTAEWLSRHLENEFNIKVSDRYINQLLKQMGLSTKANPKKVDTNPSHSYQTNNLLIRDLPLVTQVNLEQVLSLNLLKQE